From one Lycium ferocissimum isolate CSIRO_LF1 chromosome 5, AGI_CSIRO_Lferr_CH_V1, whole genome shotgun sequence genomic stretch:
- the LOC132056789 gene encoding berberine bridge enzyme-like 13, with translation MTSLNSIMLSFFIVLLSCSSYVLSDTTNEKFYQCICQNSDYCVPFSTAFVTPTNASFTTILQSTAQNLRCLVPSVPKPQLIFTPMAESHVQAAVICSKQLGLQLRVRSGGHDYEGLSYISEMEPPFIILDLSKLREITVNTEDNYAWAQAGATLGEVYYRISEKSKTHGFPAGLCTSLGIGGHITGGAYGTMMRKYGLGADNVVDARIVDVKGRILDRQSMGEDLFWAIRGGGGASFGIILSWKLRLVPVPSIVTVFTVPKTLEQNGTKILYKWQQVADKIDENLFIRVIISVVDKKDKKGEKTIQTAYNSLFLGRADRLVQIMNEEFPELGLTQKDCTEVSWIKSIMYIAGYPSNTPLEVLLQGKSLFKNYFKAKSDFVKEPIPEDGLEGLWKRLMEEDSPLVIWNPYGGMMAKFSESETPFPHRKGVSYMIQYLTLWNDPAKESATKHYDWIRRLYNYMTPYASMFPRQAYVNYRDLDLGMNKNGSSSFIEASSWGNKYYKDNFNRLVKVKTKVDPENFFLHEQSIPTLPITRKGKGKSMNQ, from the exons ATGACATCCTTAAACTCTATTATGCTCTCATTTTTCATAGTCTTATTGTCATGTTCCTCATATGTTCTTTCAGATACAACTAACGAAAAGTTCTACCAATGTATTTGCCAAAATTCTGATTATTGTGTCCCTTTTTCTACCGCTTTCGTCACCCCAACAAATGCTTCTTTCACCACAATCTTACAATCCACAGCACAAAATCTGAGGTGTTTAGTGCCCTCTGTTCCAAAACCGCAGCTTATTTTCACACCAATGGCAGAATCCCATGTCCAGGCTGCAGTCATTTGCTCAAAACAGCTAGGCCTTCAGCTTAGAGTTCGAAGTGGAGGCCATGATTATGAAG GTCTGTCTTACATTTCTGAGATGGAGCCTCCTTTCATCATTCTTGATCTCTCGAAGCTCCGAGAAATCACTGTGAACACAGAGGACAACTATGCTTGGGCTCAGGCAGGGGCAACTCTTGGTGAAGTGTACTATAGGATTTCAGAGAAAAGCAAGACTCATGGTTTTCCAGCTGGTCTTTGTACAAGTTTGGGAATTGGTGGTCACATAACAGGTGGAGCTTATGGTACTATGATGAGAAAATATGGATTAGGAGCTGATAATGTGGTTGATGCAAGAATTGTTGATGTAAAAGGCAGGATTCTTGATAGGCAGAGTATGGGGGAAGACTTGTTTTGGGCAATTAGAGGAGGTGGAGGAGCTAGTTTTGGTATTATACTTTCTTGGAAGTTAAGGTTAGTCCCTGTCCCATCTATTGTAACAGTTTTTACTGTCCCAAAAACACTGGAACAAAATGGGACGAAAATTCTTTACAAATGGCAACAAGTTGCTGACAAGATTGATGAAAATCTCTTCATTAGGGTCATCATAAGTGTGGTTGACAAGAAAGATAAAAAGGGTGAAAAGACTATTCAAACTGCTTATAACTCATTGTTCCTTGGTAGAGCTGACAGACTTGTACAAATAATGAATGAAGAATTTCCTGAATTGGGATTGACACAAAAGGATTGTACAGAAGTGAGTTGGATTAAGTCAATTATGTATATCGCTGGTTACCCAAGTAATACCCCACTAGAAGTACTCCTTCAAGGAAAGTCTTTGTTCAAGAATTACTTCAAAGCAAAATCAGATTTTGTGAAAGAGCCAATTCCAGAAGATGGTCTTGAAGGGCTATGGAAAAGGCTCATGGAAGAAGACTCACCATTGGTCATATGGAATCCATATGGCGGAATGATGGCTAAATTTTCTGAATCTGAAACCCCTTTTCCTCATAGAAAAGGTGTCAGTTACATGATTCAATATTTAACACTTTGGAATGACCCTGCTAAAGAATCAGCCACAAAGCACTATGATTGGATCAGAAGACTTTATAATTATATGACCCCTTATGCTTCTATGTTCCCTAGACAAGCTTATGTGAATTACAGAGATCTTGATTTAGGGATGAACAAGAATGGGAGTTCTAGCTTTATAGAAGCTAGTTCGTGGGGAAACAAGTATTACAAGGACAATTTCAATAGGCTAGTGAAAGTGAAAACTAAGGTGGATCCAGAGAACTTCTTCTTGCATGAACAGAGTATCCCAACACTTCCTATAACAAGGAAGGGAAAGGGGAAGAGTATGAATCAATAA